The Anopheles coluzzii chromosome 2, AcolN3, whole genome shotgun sequence genome window below encodes:
- the LOC120959100 gene encoding uncharacterized protein LOC120959100 produces MFSFQTIYMSDEVVLAFIDCVFRHEAVWNRQHPEYKNIHHRNDEWNDIAAEMDQPIDELKEKWASLQSIYRKYRSKLNRSMVTGSGADEIDHPRWFAFAAMSFLDATTDCGNTVNTVS; encoded by the exons ATGTTCTCTTTCCAGACGATCTACATGAGTGATGAGGTTGTGCTTGCGTTTATCGATTGTGTTTTTCGGCATGAGGCGGTCTGGAACCGGCAACATCCAGAGTACAAAAATATTCATCATAGAAATGATGAGTGGAACGACATCGCAGCAGAAATGGACCAACCAATCGATGAACTTAAAGAGAAGTGGGCATCGCTCCAATCCATTTACCGGAAGTACCGCTCAAAATTGAACCGGAGCATGGTAACTGGATCTG GAGCTGATGAAATTGATCACCCACGGTGGTTCGCTTTTGCTGCGATGTCGTTCTTAGACGCAACGACTGATTGTGGAAATACCGTTAACACCGTAAGTTAA